The Mesorhizobium loti genome includes a region encoding these proteins:
- a CDS encoding flagellar hook protein FlgE, which translates to MSLYGMMRTGVSGMNAQANRLSTVADNIANSDTTGYKRSSAEFSTLVMPSTGGAYNSGGVTTTIRQAVSDPGVLQYTTSVSDLAVSGDGFFVVQDPSGTPYLTRAGAFVPDGQGRLVNSAGFQLMAYSYENGVPAATVNGFEGLVPVVISDQGMTATPSTEGSYAGNLPAGATPVATANLPAANAATAQYTSKSSMVAYDNLGNKKLLDVYFTNTGAGTWQVAVFDQSKATAGTSFPYTAGGLLGSANLTFDTTTGKLTGTPTGVSFTVPNGASLNLDLSALTQLGAGFTVSDAQVNGNAPSTIDKVQISKDGTIYAQYKDGSTKPLYKIPLADVQSPDQLTALPGNVYSQGTESGAVRVGFANEGKLGSIISGALENSNVDIAEELTNMIAAQRSYTANSKVFQTGSDLMDVLVNLKR; encoded by the coding sequence ATGAGCCTCTATGGAATGATGCGGACCGGCGTTTCCGGCATGAACGCGCAGGCAAACCGCCTGTCGACGGTCGCCGACAACATCGCCAATTCCGACACCACGGGTTACAAGCGGTCCTCCGCCGAATTTTCGACGCTGGTCATGCCGTCGACGGGCGGCGCCTACAATTCCGGCGGCGTCACCACGACGATCCGCCAGGCGGTCAGCGATCCGGGCGTCCTTCAATACACGACCTCGGTCTCCGACCTTGCCGTCAGCGGCGATGGCTTCTTTGTCGTTCAGGATCCGAGCGGTACGCCCTACCTGACCCGCGCCGGCGCTTTCGTTCCCGATGGGCAGGGCAGGCTGGTCAACTCGGCCGGCTTCCAGCTGATGGCCTACAGCTACGAGAATGGCGTGCCGGCAGCGACGGTCAATGGTTTCGAGGGACTGGTCCCGGTTGTCATCTCCGACCAGGGAATGACCGCAACGCCGAGCACCGAGGGTAGCTATGCCGGCAACCTGCCGGCGGGCGCGACACCGGTCGCGACCGCCAATCTGCCCGCCGCCAACGCTGCGACCGCGCAATACACGTCGAAATCCTCGATGGTCGCCTACGACAATCTCGGCAACAAGAAGCTGCTCGACGTCTATTTCACCAACACCGGCGCCGGCACCTGGCAGGTGGCGGTCTTCGATCAGTCGAAGGCCACCGCTGGAACATCGTTCCCCTACACCGCCGGCGGCTTGCTGGGTTCGGCCAACCTGACCTTCGACACCACCACCGGCAAGCTCACCGGCACGCCCACCGGCGTTTCATTTACCGTGCCGAACGGCGCCAGCCTCAATCTCGATCTGTCGGCGCTGACCCAGCTCGGCGCCGGCTTCACCGTTTCCGACGCCCAGGTCAACGGCAACGCGCCGAGCACCATCGACAAGGTCCAGATCAGCAAGGACGGCACTATCTACGCGCAGTACAAGGACGGCTCCACCAAGCCGCTCTACAAGATTCCGCTGGCCGACGTGCAGAGCCCGGACCAGCTCACCGCGCTGCCCGGCAACGTCTACTCACAGGGCACCGAATCCGGCGCGGTCCGTGTCGGCTTCGCCAATGAAGGCAAGCTCGGCTCCATCATCTCCGGCGCGCTCGAGAACTCCAACGTCGACATCGCCGAAGAACTGACCAACATGATCGCGGCGCAGCGCAGCTACACCGCCAATTCGAAAGTCTTCCAGACCGGTTCCGATCTGATGGACGTCCTTGTCAACCTGAAGCGATAA
- a CDS encoding response regulator transcription factor translates to MIVIVDERELVTEGYNSLFDREGIACAGFASGEFGEWVNSAADTDLRSVRAFLIGDCREGSISPRQIRDRTGAPVIALSEQHSLENTLRLFESGVDDVIRKPVHIREILARITAIRRRAQEDVAYTEIGAMRIFMDGRDPEIDGQPLPLPRRERRILEYLASNRGRRVTKTQVFNAIYGIFDEEVEENVVESHISKLRKKLREKLGTDPIDSKRFLGYRLVF, encoded by the coding sequence ATGATTGTGATCGTTGACGAGCGGGAGCTCGTAACAGAGGGATACAATTCACTTTTCGATCGTGAGGGCATCGCCTGTGCAGGCTTTGCGTCCGGCGAATTCGGCGAGTGGGTGAACTCCGCCGCCGACACCGATCTGCGCTCGGTCAGGGCCTTCCTTATCGGCGACTGCCGCGAAGGCTCCATCTCTCCCCGCCAGATCCGCGACCGCACCGGCGCTCCGGTCATTGCGCTGAGCGAACAGCATTCCCTGGAGAACACGCTGCGGTTGTTCGAGAGCGGCGTCGACGATGTCATTCGCAAGCCCGTCCATATCAGAGAGATTCTGGCCCGCATCACCGCCATCCGTCGCCGCGCCCAGGAAGACGTCGCCTACACCGAGATCGGCGCCATGCGCATCTTCATGGACGGCCGCGACCCCGAGATCGACGGTCAGCCCCTCCCCTTGCCGCGCCGTGAGCGCCGAATCCTTGAATATCTGGCGAGCAATCGCGGACGCCGGGTCACCAAGACCCAGGTTTTCAACGCCATCTACGGCATCTTCGACGAAGAGGTCGAGGAGAACGTGGTGGAAAGCCACATCAGCAAACTGCGCAAGAAGCTGCGCGAGAAGCTGGGCACAGACCCGATCGATTCCAAGCGTTTCCTTGGCTACCGGCTCGTCTTCTGA
- a CDS encoding lytic transglycosylase domain-containing protein: MTRRTTAAALRLLASALAAISLSSAASAAAAATNPCEPEILRAADRYGVPAGILYAVGLTETGNKGSLQPNALNIEGKAVFPRSRTEALAAFANARREGKTLIDLGCMQINHHYHASHFRSVEDMLDPRQNVDYAARFLASLHARHETWSMAVARYHAGPDNDPAQKIYVCRVIANMVATGFGKWTANARGFCNP, encoded by the coding sequence ATGACGCGCAGGACTACGGCCGCGGCACTTCGCCTTCTCGCGAGCGCGCTGGCGGCGATATCTTTATCTAGCGCGGCAAGCGCTGCCGCAGCCGCAACCAACCCTTGCGAGCCGGAAATCCTGCGCGCCGCCGATCGCTATGGCGTGCCCGCCGGCATCCTCTATGCCGTTGGCTTGACGGAGACCGGCAACAAGGGCAGCCTTCAACCCAACGCCTTGAATATAGAAGGAAAAGCGGTCTTTCCGAGGAGCCGTACCGAGGCCCTTGCCGCCTTCGCCAATGCCCGGCGCGAGGGCAAGACGCTGATCGATCTGGGCTGCATGCAGATCAACCACCACTACCACGCTTCGCATTTTCGCAGCGTCGAGGACATGCTCGACCCACGCCAGAACGTCGACTATGCGGCGCGCTTCCTGGCCAGCCTCCATGCCCGACACGAGACCTGGTCGATGGCTGTCGCCCGCTATCACGCCGGCCCCGACAACGATCCGGCGCAGAAGATCTATGTCTGCCGCGTCATTGCCAACATGGTCGCCACCGGCTTTGGAAAATGGACCGCGAACGCTCGTGGCTTCTGCAACCCGTAA
- a CDS encoding chemotaxis protein MotC: MRRMAVTSRLIGLLLLAGGYPSAGFAQDALEPYQLVRSLQLIQDRIAAGDHAAMPMQAKLLEMADARLRAADAEDYKDPKNFRALLVYGMSGGNPVTVEAATSRATTDPQSLAIAKGVIDYLNGRPGEAIEALKPIDPMALPPDLGAFVALVKGSLLAGDQPAAALGLLDQARLLSPGTLVEEAALRRSVGIAVAQGDAARFALASTQYVERYLYSPYASQFADSFVSGVIALHMSISQDKLGDITSMMDPEREKVIYLRIARRAAIDGLNDLSAFASARAEQGRDGNTNQDDPRALLYASLSTVTSGTIEDVRAKLGKIDRSRLSEGDRALLDAAQAIAGEVVAPPATLPEEKPAPVAAGQTPAPEIATAQGADDSGLPPVEGAISEKPAATAASAGSAKAPDTAPAAATSADAVTVMPVSAPSPAAGSEPTDPTDAAMTRTRRQLDLIDQMLGAAPK; this comes from the coding sequence ATGAGGCGAATGGCCGTCACCAGCCGGTTGATAGGCCTGTTGCTGCTGGCTGGCGGATATCCGTCGGCCGGTTTTGCCCAGGATGCTCTGGAGCCGTATCAGCTGGTGCGCTCGCTGCAGCTCATCCAGGATCGCATAGCCGCCGGCGATCATGCCGCCATGCCGATGCAGGCCAAGCTTCTGGAAATGGCGGATGCGCGCCTGCGCGCGGCGGATGCCGAGGATTACAAGGATCCCAAGAACTTTCGCGCCCTGCTTGTCTACGGCATGAGTGGCGGCAACCCGGTGACCGTCGAGGCCGCCACATCGCGCGCCACGACCGACCCGCAAAGCCTTGCCATAGCCAAAGGCGTGATCGACTACCTCAACGGCCGGCCCGGCGAGGCGATCGAAGCGTTGAAGCCGATCGATCCCATGGCGCTGCCTCCCGATCTCGGCGCTTTCGTTGCCCTGGTCAAAGGCTCGTTGCTTGCCGGCGACCAGCCGGCGGCCGCACTCGGTCTGCTCGACCAGGCAAGATTGCTCAGCCCCGGCACGCTGGTCGAGGAAGCGGCACTTCGCCGTTCGGTCGGCATTGCTGTCGCGCAAGGTGACGCGGCACGCTTCGCGCTTGCCTCCACCCAGTATGTCGAGCGCTACCTCTATTCGCCCTATGCCAGCCAGTTCGCCGACTCCTTCGTCTCCGGCGTCATCGCGCTGCATATGTCGATCAGCCAGGACAAGCTGGGCGACATCACCTCGATGATGGATCCCGAGCGCGAGAAGGTGATCTATCTGCGCATCGCCCGCCGCGCCGCGATCGACGGCCTGAACGATCTGTCGGCTTTTGCTTCGGCGCGGGCCGAGCAGGGCCGCGACGGCAACACCAACCAGGACGATCCACGCGCCCTGCTCTATGCCAGCCTTTCGACCGTCACCTCGGGCACCATCGAGGATGTCCGCGCCAAGCTCGGCAAGATCGACCGCTCCAGGCTGTCGGAAGGCGACCGCGCCTTGCTCGACGCCGCTCAGGCCATTGCCGGCGAGGTCGTCGCGCCGCCCGCCACCCTTCCCGAGGAAAAGCCTGCCCCCGTTGCGGCCGGGCAAACGCCGGCGCCCGAGATCGCCACGGCGCAAGGCGCCGATGACAGCGGACTGCCACCGGTCGAAGGCGCGATCTCGGAGAAACCTGCCGCCACCGCGGCCTCCGCCGGATCAGCGAAAGCGCCGGACACGGCGCCGGCTGCGGCCACATCCGCCGACGCAGTGACTGTCATGCCGGTCTCGGCACCGTCGCCTGCAGCCGGCTCCGAGCCCACCGATCCGACCGACGCCGCCATGACCAGAACACGTCGACAGCTCGACCTGATCGACCAGATGCTTGGAGCCGCCCCCAAATGA
- a CDS encoding MotB family protein — protein sequence MSVAEAGHTPHEIIIVRRGHDDHDEAHHGGVWKIAFADFMTAMMCFFLVMWLINAANEQTKAAVASYFNPVKLVDRNSSRKGLEDLGDGPRAIGTTADNPKKATSKAGQDGDGSAERKQDKQELPQAEHSDEHLFADPYAVLSEIATDTGVMQNVSQKGDGGAQAAGPATGASGGASYRDPFEPDFWSQQVAAPAAEASAERTRIEGDPIKPGDKTAETQVPKVKAVPPVAAAPLEPLAKDATGKQAPATAMARAGDTKPSEIKPGETKPGETKLDDAKAADAAKTEAEAQKVAMPDTGEKAPTAAAVKAAADVKRQLADAFKPGDKLHDGVSVEATDKGVVISITDQLDFGMFEVGSALPSRELVLAMEKIGRIVNSQKGTISINGHTDARPFRSDSYDNWRLSTARAHSAYYMLVRGGVDERRITEVAGFADRQPKDPADPLSAVNRRIEILMATGG from the coding sequence TCGTGCGGCGTGGTCATGACGACCATGACGAGGCCCACCATGGCGGCGTCTGGAAGATCGCCTTCGCCGATTTCATGACGGCCATGATGTGTTTCTTCCTGGTCATGTGGCTGATCAACGCCGCCAACGAGCAGACCAAGGCAGCCGTCGCCAGCTACTTCAACCCGGTCAAGCTGGTCGACCGCAATTCGAGCCGCAAGGGCCTGGAGGATCTCGGCGACGGTCCGCGCGCGATCGGGACGACGGCCGACAATCCGAAGAAGGCAACCAGCAAGGCCGGCCAGGACGGCGATGGCTCGGCGGAACGCAAACAGGACAAGCAAGAACTCCCGCAGGCCGAACACTCCGACGAGCATCTGTTCGCCGATCCTTACGCGGTGCTTTCGGAAATCGCCACCGATACCGGCGTCATGCAGAATGTCAGCCAGAAGGGTGACGGCGGCGCGCAAGCCGCCGGCCCGGCGACGGGCGCCTCCGGTGGCGCCTCCTATCGCGATCCCTTCGAGCCGGATTTCTGGTCGCAGCAGGTGGCGGCGCCCGCCGCCGAGGCCAGTGCCGAGCGCACCAGGATCGAGGGCGATCCGATCAAGCCCGGTGACAAGACCGCCGAAACGCAAGTGCCCAAAGTCAAAGCCGTGCCCCCTGTCGCGGCCGCACCGCTCGAGCCGCTGGCCAAGGACGCGACAGGCAAGCAAGCCCCCGCCACGGCAATGGCCAGGGCCGGCGACACGAAGCCAAGCGAGATCAAACCGGGCGAGACCAAACCGGGCGAGACCAAGCTGGACGACGCCAAGGCCGCGGACGCAGCCAAGACCGAAGCCGAGGCGCAAAAGGTTGCCATGCCCGACACCGGCGAGAAGGCGCCGACCGCGGCTGCCGTCAAGGCCGCAGCCGACGTCAAGCGGCAATTGGCCGATGCCTTCAAGCCCGGCGACAAGCTGCATGACGGCGTCTCCGTCGAAGCCACCGACAAGGGCGTCGTCATCTCGATCACCGACCAGCTCGACTTCGGCATGTTCGAGGTCGGTTCGGCGCTGCCGAGCCGCGAACTGGTGCTGGCGATGGAGAAGATCGGCCGCATCGTCAACAGCCAGAAGGGCACCATCAGCATCAACGGCCACACCGACGCCCGGCCGTTCCGCAGCGACAGCTACGACAATTGGCGGCTGTCGACGGCGCGCGCGCATTCCGCCTACTACATGCTCGTGCGCGGCGGCGTCGACGAACGCCGCATCACCGAGGTCGCCGGCTTCGCCGACCGCCAGCCCAAGGATCCCGCGGATCCATTGTCGGCCGTGAACCGCCGCATCGAAATCCTGATGGCGACCGGCGGATGA